The proteins below are encoded in one region of Pseudophryne corroboree isolate aPseCor3 chromosome 8, aPseCor3.hap2, whole genome shotgun sequence:
- the LOC134949685 gene encoding uncharacterized protein LOC134949685: protein MESQPLLESQGAEKNARFWVCVRRALLLLFWVSLALMTGAAILLLVRAYEPPPRTAWYQRSVLCYTTGPQPSNLTELRRRIEEVSALGCGGLILAWDNVTERNLRSLVAEGRWHNLHIMLELQLLDEYNVQQIQDLGDAARSWIDDGASGFRLSGGQREAVITVSDILREELENVTGEERLILLPDWLCADTAINKSQIFHTCPFPDWNLQDAPGRSEVVQTAWEVSPGDNDSLGMRQFMAVTQPGTVILSLSQSQPPPSWLRSLLFLRFHNPALYAGWLQDLSNNSSYIVLRHWGCSTLLVVIGRSASQENVSLHIPNYAPSAQLLLSTIGRSSRGQLMVDTVLLAAGEAQLLRLSHEEL, encoded by the exons ATGGAGTCACAGCCTCTCCTGGAGTCACAGGGTGCAGAGAAGAATGCGCGTTTCTGGGTGTGTGTTCGCCGCGCACTCTTACTCCTCTTCTGGGTGTCGCTGGCTCTGATGACGGGTGCGGCCATATTACTGCTTGTGCGAGCATACGAGCCCCCACCCCGGACAGCGTGGTACCAGCGTTCCGTGCTCTGCTACACCACAGGACCGCAGCCTAGCAACCTGACCG AGCTGAGGCGCAGGATAGAGGAGGTGTCTGCGCTGGGGTGCGGCGGTCTGATCCTCGCCTGGGACAATGTGACGGAGCGCAATCTGAGGAGTCTGGTGGCTGAGGGACGGTGGCACA ATCTTCACATTATGCTGGAGCTTCAGCTGCTGGATGAATATAACGTGCAGCAGATCCAGGATCTCGGG GACGCTGCCAGGAGCTGGATAGATGATGGAGCCTCTGGATTCCGCCTGTCCGGGGGGCAGCGAGAGGCTGTGATAACG GTGTCGGATATTCTCCGCGAGGAACTAGAAAATGTCACCGGAGAGGAAAG GCTCATCctgcttcctgattggctgtgtgctgatACCGCCATCAATAAGTCCCAGATCTTCCACACCTGCCCCTTTCCTGACTGGAACCTGCAGGATGCCCCTGGGAGGTCAGAggttgtgcagactgcctgggag GTGTCACCCGGGGACAACGATTCGCTGGGAATGCGACAATTTATGGCGGTCACCCAGCCGGGAACGGTCATCCTGTCACTCAGCCAG TCGCAGCCTCCCCCATCCTGGCTCCGCTCCCTGCTCTTCCTGCGTTTCCATAACCCCGCCCTCTACGCGGGTTGGCTCCAGGACCTATCTAATAACTCCTCCTACATCGTCTTGCGTCACTGGGGTTGTTCCACTCTTCTAGTCGTTATTGGCCGTTCAGCTTCACAGGAAAACGTCTCTCTGCACATCCCAAACTACGCTCCATCGGCGCAGCTGCTGCTCTCTACCATTGGCCGGAGCAGTAGAGGTCAGCTGATGGTGGATACCGTGCTTCTGGCTGCGGGGGAGGCACAGCTCCTCCGCCTCTCCCATGAAGAACTCTAA